The sequence CTGATCAGCGCTCTCCGCCAGATAGACTTCGGTCGGCCGCTGCAACGACGAATACACCACCGCAACTCGCGGCGAGTGCAGGGCGGTCGCGAAGTTTTCGTAAGTGCCCGGCCATCCCTGCTTCTTGTCAAAGCCGCTGTTGGCCCCAGCCTGAGAGTAAAGTTGCACTTGTGTTCCGAGCCGCGCCGGCGCGATCAGTCCGCCGCTTGGCAGAACTTCATACCGGCTTACCGGCCCGCCAAATTTGCCAGCCCAGCGGGTCACTTGCGCGCTGTTGATGTCCAGTTGGTACACCCGGTCTTGCAGGTCGCGATAGGTACTGTCAACCGATCCCAATCCCACGCGGAAGAAGACCGTCCGGCTGTCAGGCGACCACCTGAGATCGCCCTCGAGCGCCTGATTGTGAATCAGCTGGCGCGGAGAGTATTTAGGCCCGCCTTGGGCTAGTTCCACTTCATAGATCTCATACGCTTCTACGCCTTCGACCCGGTCCGATATCGAACCCGTGTTGAACACCAGCCTGCGCCCATCCGGCGACGCCACGATCTCCTGCACCTTATATTGGCTATTCGCCACGATGCGCATTCCCGGCGTGCCCGCCTCCTCTTCTTTTTCCTTTTCCTTCGGAGTAATCGGCTGCATTCCCTCGGCAGCGTGTCGGGCCAGTGCACTCTCTAAATCGAGCGCCGCAATTACATCCCCCCGTTCCGCCTCGCGATACTGATTGACGTCGTTCCATTCTTTTTTGTAGGCATCCTTCTGGGCTTTAGTCCAGGGAGTCCGAGTGGCGAAATACAGCACGCGAGAATCAGGCGACCAGGCGAAGGCGTGAATGTCTTCATCTCCCGAAGTGATGGGGAAAGCTTCTCCGCCCGCCGGAGAGATCAGGTAAACCTGGGCCTTGCCTTTCTTGGCATCTCCGCCCTCCGCGTCGTCGGATTTCTTGTCGCCGGCCAGTTTGCGGTCCGAAATAAACGCGACCCAACGCCCGTCAGGCGACCACTGCGGATCGGTATCGTGGCCGCTCTGCGTCAACTGCGTCAGCGATCCGCCTCCCTTACTATCGTCTCTATATAGCCACAGATCTTTGCGGTAGATCTCCTGCTCCCAGTCGGCGCGCTGGGTGCCGATGACTACTTCGCGACCGTCAGGCGAGAGCTTCACCGAACTAATTGATACTCCGTTGAAAAACTCGTCGAGCGTGAGCTTGGGTTTGTCGGCAGCATTTAACGAAACAACTGCCACCTGCATTGCGAATAGAAGAGCAAAACTAACCACCAACCGCTTAATCAGCATCAGTTTTCTCCACGGAGAAGAACTAGCTATATACCTTGGAAATTGGACAAACGCAATCAGCTCGTGCCTTGGTCTGGCTCGCTTCCTTATCTCACGGCCCGGCTCAACCCAGCCCTCTCAACAACCGCTCAATGTCGTCCGAACCATTGAATAAATGAGGTGACGCCCTCAAGTTTCCTTCACGCACCGCAATGTCAATTCCGTCTTCGTAAAGAGCTCGGCAAATCTCGCGATTGCGACCCTTCTCCCGATGGCTGAACACGACGAGCGCAGACCGGCTTCCTCGCTCGGCTGGGCTCAGCAAATCGAAATCCCTCCCTAGACCTTTGACGAGCATCTCCACCAAGTCGTCATTGTGCTTCGCGATCGCGTTCATCCCCTTGTCGCAGAGATACTCAACCGCCGCCGTCCACGGCATGAAGTTGAAAAAGTTGGCGGTGCCGAAAACATCAAAAGCGGCAGCACCAAGATCGTTTGCAATTCGGTAGTCTCGCATGCTCACGCCCGTACTCCACATCATTGGCAGCCAGTAGGTCTGGATCGGCTCCAGTTCCGCGCGCAACCGAGGATGAATCCAGGCAAACCCCGTTCCGTACGGCCCGCACAGCCATTTACAGCCGGTGCTCGCGATTGCGCTGATGCCACTCTGATTGAGGTCGAGGGCGCGCGCACCCACCCCCTGTGAGCCGTTAATCACGCACCAAATGCCATTATCTCGACAGACCTCGGCAATGCTTTCCAGGTCTATTACTTCGCCGGTAAAGGAATTTACCCAGCTGCCGCAGAAGACTCGCGTCCTGCCGGTAAGTGCCGGTTTCAGCTGGTCAGCGTCGAAACCGCTGCCTTTCGGCTCCACAAACCTGACCGAAACGCCTTTGTCGCGTTGACCCAACCATGGAAAAACCGAGGCAGGAAAATCTCCCGCCAGCAACAGCACCTCATCTGCGGGTTTCCAGCGCATGCCATAGGCCAGCAAATTGATCCCGTAAGAGGCGCTATTCCCCAGAATAATATCGTCGGCACTGGCGTTGAAAAGTCTTGCCAGGGCGGCCTTCAGGCTCCTGGGAACTTCCAAAAAATCATCATCGGTAATGCGCCACGGTTCGACTTTCATCCGCAGCGCTTCGTTCAAGGCGGCGACCGCGCTTTTAGGTATGGGCGCCTGATGTGCGGTATTCAGCCAGACACGGCCATTGAATGGCCCAAAGTCCTCGGACAGCGGTTTCATCCTTTGGTTGACAGCTTGTTGAGAAAATCCACCACCTCGGGTTCAGTCCAATCCACCGCGCCGATGAACTTGCGGCGCACAATGCCGTTACGGTCAATGATGTACGTCTCGGGGAACTTGAAAGTCCCGTACAGCCGATTGCTCTTCTGATCCACGTCTCGTACGGTGAGCAAGTCAATTTTATGCTCTTGTAAAAACTGGTGATAGGACTGGCCGCTCGCATCCAGGCTCACCGCCAGCACCTCTACGCCACGGTCCTTCATCTTCGACTGCATGGCCACCAGCGACGGCATTTCTTCGACACATGGAGCGCACCACGTTGCCCAGAAATTCAGCACCACAACTTTGCCGT comes from Terriglobales bacterium and encodes:
- a CDS encoding aminotransferase class V-fold PLP-dependent enzyme, yielding MKPLSEDFGPFNGRVWLNTAHQAPIPKSAVAALNEALRMKVEPWRITDDDFLEVPRSLKAALARLFNASADDIILGNSASYGINLLAYGMRWKPADEVLLLAGDFPASVFPWLGQRDKGVSVRFVEPKGSGFDADQLKPALTGRTRVFCGSWVNSFTGEVIDLESIAEVCRDNGIWCVINGSQGVGARALDLNQSGISAIASTGCKWLCGPYGTGFAWIHPRLRAELEPIQTYWLPMMWSTGVSMRDYRIANDLGAAAFDVFGTANFFNFMPWTAAVEYLCDKGMNAIAKHNDDLVEMLVKGLGRDFDLLSPAERGSRSALVVFSHREKGRNREICRALYEDGIDIAVREGNLRASPHLFNGSDDIERLLRGLG
- a CDS encoding prolyl oligopeptidase family serine peptidase, whose translation is MLIKRLVVSFALLFAMQVAVVSLNAADKPKLTLDEFFNGVSISSVKLSPDGREVVIGTQRADWEQEIYRKDLWLYRDDSKGGGSLTQLTQSGHDTDPQWSPDGRWVAFISDRKLAGDKKSDDAEGGDAKKGKAQVYLISPAGGEAFPITSGDEDIHAFAWSPDSRVLYFATRTPWTKAQKDAYKKEWNDVNQYREAERGDVIAALDLESALARHAAEGMQPITPKEKEKEEEAGTPGMRIVANSQYKVQEIVASPDGRRLVFNTGSISDRVEGVEAYEIYEVELAQGGPKYSPRQLIHNQALEGDLRWSPDSRTVFFRVGLGSVDSTYRDLQDRVYQLDINSAQVTRWAGKFGGPVSRYEVLPSGGLIAPARLGTQVQLYSQAGANSGFDKKQGWPGTYENFATALHSPRVAVVYSSLQRPTEVYLAESADQLEKARPITSFNKLFAERELPQGKPYRWTADDGSTVEGMLIYPPGQFGAKHLRMLTLIHGGPADADGDHFEADWYQWAALAATNGWLVFEPNYRGSSGYGDKFMGEIVPHLVSRPGKDILEGVDALVREGIADPDHLTIGGYSYGGYMTNWLITQTTRFKAAVTGAGAVEHAANWGNDDLTFDDAFYLGGRPWEAQAMYNDEAALFQMNKVKTPTHVVGGGDDIRVAVAEDYLLEHALHSLGIPSTLLIFPGEGHSLSKNPWHGKIKVREELKWLEKYDPAPATAAVSK
- a CDS encoding TlpA disulfide reductase family protein produces the protein MKHLSWFALLVAGLLSGCYSGTRPPGIGTPAPDFTVKDSERAVSLHDLHGKVVVLNFWATWCAPCVEEMPSLVAMQSKMKDRGVEVLAVSLDASGQSYHQFLQEHKIDLLTVRDVDQKSNRLYGTFKFPETYIIDRNGIVRRKFIGAVDWTEPEVVDFLNKLSTKG